One Theropithecus gelada isolate Dixy chromosome 20, Tgel_1.0, whole genome shotgun sequence DNA segment encodes these proteins:
- the NTAN1 gene encoding protein N-terminal asparagine amidohydrolase isoform X2 yields MNSIKSFSDHAQCGRLEMHLVGGFSDDRQLSQKLTHQLLSEFDRQEDDIHLVTLCVTELNDREENENHFPIIYGIAVNIKTAEIYRASFQDRGPEEQLRAARTLAGGPMISIYDAETEQLRIGPYSWTPFPHVDFWLQQDDKQILENLSTSPLAEPPHFVEHIRSTLMFLKKYPSPTNTLFPGNKALLYKKNEDGLWEKISSPGS; encoded by the exons ATGAACTCCATAAAATCCTTTTCCGACCACGCTCAATGTGGAAG GCTGGAAATGCACCTCGTTGGAGGCTTCAGTGACGACAGGCAGTTGTCACAAAAACTCACTCATCAACTTCTTA GTGAATTTGACAGGCAAGAAGATGACATTCACTTAGTGACACTGTGTGTGACAG aattaaATGACCGGGAAGAAAACGAAAACCACTTTCCGATAATATATGGCATTG CTGTCAATATTAAGACTGCAGAGATTTACAGAGCCTCCTTTCAAGATCGGGGTCCAGAGGAGCAGCTGCGGGCCGCGCGGACTTTAGCAGGAGGACCA ATGATTAGCATTTATGATGCAGAGACAGAACAACTTCGTATAGGACCGTACTCCTGGACGCCATTTCCACATGTGGATTTCTGGTTGCAGCAAGATGACAAGCAAATACTAGAG AATCTTTCTACTTCGCCTCTGGCTGAGCCGCCTCACTTTGTTGAACATATTAGATCTaccttgatgtttttaaaaaaatacccatCTCCAACTAACACACTGTTTCCTGGAAATAAAGCCctactctacaaaaaaaatgaagatggcTTGTGGGAAAAGATCTCTTCTCCAGGAAGCTAA
- the NTAN1 gene encoding protein N-terminal asparagine amidohydrolase isoform X1, with protein MPLLVEGRRVRLPQSAGDLVRAHPPLEERARLLRGQSVQQVGPQGLLYVQQRELAVTSPKDGSISILGSDDATTCHIVVLRHTGNGATCLTHCDGTDTKAEVPLIMNSIKSFSDHAQCGRLEMHLVGGFSDDRQLSQKLTHQLLSEFDRQEDDIHLVTLCVTELNDREENENHFPIIYGIAVNIKTAEIYRASFQDRGPEEQLRAARTLAGGPMISIYDAETEQLRIGPYSWTPFPHVDFWLQQDDKQILENLSTSPLAEPPHFVEHIRSTLMFLKKYPSPTNTLFPGNKALLYKKNEDGLWEKISSPGS; from the exons ATGCCGCTGCTCGTCGAGGGGAGGCGAGTGCGGCTGCCGCAGTCCGCCGGGGACCTCGTCCGAGCCCACCCGCCTTTGGAG gAAAGAGCCAGACTTCTCAGAGGTCAGTCTGTTCAACAAGTGGGACCCCAGGGCCTTCTGTATGTTCAGCAaagagagcttgcagtgacctccCCAAAGGATG gcTCCATCTCCATTCTGGGTTCTGATGATGCCACTACTTGTCACATTGTGGTCCTGAGGCACACAG GTAATGGGGCCACCTGCTTGACACATTGTGACGGAACCGACACCAAAGCTGAGGTCCCCTTGATCATGAACTCCATAAAATCCTTTTCCGACCACGCTCAATGTGGAAG GCTGGAAATGCACCTCGTTGGAGGCTTCAGTGACGACAGGCAGTTGTCACAAAAACTCACTCATCAACTTCTTA GTGAATTTGACAGGCAAGAAGATGACATTCACTTAGTGACACTGTGTGTGACAG aattaaATGACCGGGAAGAAAACGAAAACCACTTTCCGATAATATATGGCATTG CTGTCAATATTAAGACTGCAGAGATTTACAGAGCCTCCTTTCAAGATCGGGGTCCAGAGGAGCAGCTGCGGGCCGCGCGGACTTTAGCAGGAGGACCA ATGATTAGCATTTATGATGCAGAGACAGAACAACTTCGTATAGGACCGTACTCCTGGACGCCATTTCCACATGTGGATTTCTGGTTGCAGCAAGATGACAAGCAAATACTAGAG AATCTTTCTACTTCGCCTCTGGCTGAGCCGCCTCACTTTGTTGAACATATTAGATCTaccttgatgtttttaaaaaaatacccatCTCCAACTAACACACTGTTTCCTGGAAATAAAGCCctactctacaaaaaaaatgaagatggcTTGTGGGAAAAGATCTCTTCTCCAGGAAGCTAA